TCTTTAGAATTAATTATCAATTTGATGTTGTATTGGCAAGCTAGTCACCCTTAAAAATACTTTGGTAAAACTTATCGGTAGAGCTTACTCAATATACATTTAAGACAATATTTTCTGATAAAAAGAGTAattcaatctttttttttttttttgtttagttTGGTTCAATCAATAAAGGGAGgaaaaaaggggaaaaaaaaaaagaaaaaaaaaaaaaaaaaaagagtatATTGACAATGGTGAAGTTTTGTCATATAAAATTGGTTGTATTAGAGGTTATCTTAAAGAggggaaagaaaaggaaaatagtGATATCAAACcacaaaaagaaatagaGATAcagagagagagaaaaagaaaaataatgacaatCAGTTTACTCATTTTACAACATAACACAGATTACAAGTCCCAATTTTAATGTACAAATTcattttctcttcttttctttgcTCCTTGAGTTTTTACAGCTTTTACTGATTAACTGTTTATTGTTACATATtgcttttttaaagaaagaaaaaagaaaaagaaaaagtgaATTAAAAGACAACAAATGGTGATTAAGTATAtgtattatataaaaaatgagaTATAATCATGATTGTTCATAAataatgaatatgaatgctaaaaataaagttactattatatatatattcaatattttGTAGTACAAGGAATATATAGATATGGTGTTATAAATTTGTGAAATAAATCGTTAAGTTCAAGAGCCGGAAACTGCcaacagcaaaaaaaattataattttccttgtttttctaatcttttttttctttcaaattTAGCAAAAGCCTTTATGAATTCGGGGACaccatcatcttcatcttcgtCTTCATTATCATGTTCTTTTTCCACAGACTGTCCACCCTCCCTATTTTCATTCTTTAACTTTAAAGcttccttctttttctcagatactttttttttgcgtTTTAATGCCAAAACATGTGCAGGAATACTATCTTCCCTAGGTGGGAATTTAAAAGCTTTCTTAGCATGTTCATGCAATAACagttctctttttttatgcCTTAATTCAACtggaatatttttttcattcaaCCACTTGATAGGTGGATCATACTTTGCTGGCcatatattatttgtcCTATTTATGGCTTCCGCAGCTAATTTCCTTTGATGTCTCCAGTGTTGCATATCATCCTGATACATTAACCAAACACAATTTACGCATCCGCTCATGCAACAGTTATCTGGTTCTATTGGTTTCGCTGGAATAGATATTCCTTCTATTTTACAagctattttatttgattgcGAGATAAATCTACTTGTTGTGGTATTACCACCATCTTGTCTAACAgcattatatttattgtcgCCGCCACCAAAAATTTTAGCTGCTCTTTCCTCCGGAGATTGTTCAATTTTACCTGTATTGCCTTCAAATGTCATACATCTTCTGAAGTATAAGGCTCGGTAAGATATTTTAGTGTTGCTTTTGATTGATATGAGCttagtattttttaataagcTCGACTTGAGAATGAACATGATAAGTTattggtttttttattgttatatagTTGGCAAAATGCATGTTATTCGAATAGCGAacataatattaatacaatttaattttttttgaattaaattgtttatatatatatatatataaatgtgTGTGTGTGGGTGTTATCCAATAGGAGTTGTCAGATGTCCGATAACTTATGAATTCAGTTAAGTTTTCGGATATTGCATAAATTACGAAATGCTAAAAAATTGCTTGCAATtcttaaaattaaataacgCCATCACTAGCACATACGGTATCCAGGAGTTAAATCCACAAATGTATTTCATTATGTAGCATAGGATAATCAATTTGAAACAATTATTATGTAA
This Saccharomycodes ludwigii strain NBRC 1722 chromosome II, whole genome shotgun sequence DNA region includes the following protein-coding sequences:
- the DPC25 gene encoding Dpc25p (similar to Saccharomyces cerevisiae YPL107W | putative protein of unknown function); protein product: MFILKSSLLKNTKLISIKSNTKISYRALYFRRCMTFEGNTGKIEQSPEERAAKIFGGGDNKYNAVRQDGGNTTTSRFISQSNKIACKIEGISIPAKPIEPDNCCMSGCVNCVWLMYQDDMQHWRHQRKLAAEAINRTNNIWPAKYDPPIKWLNEKNIPVELRHKKRELLLHEHAKKAFKFPPREDSIPAHVLALKRKKKVSEKKKEALKLKNENREGGQSVEKEHDNEDEDEDDGVPEFIKAFAKFERKKRLEKQGKL